One region of Quercus lobata isolate SW786 chromosome 2, ValleyOak3.0 Primary Assembly, whole genome shotgun sequence genomic DNA includes:
- the LOC115977438 gene encoding probable receptor-like serine/threonine-protein kinase At5g57670, with translation MKYIRTNSLKRLFSLKRRSLEGEIPNPDGSIVEQNKDILKINALVPEPAHRPTWKCFSFEEIFDATNSFSSENLVGRGGYAEVYRGTLRDGEVIAVKRLTKASNDERKEKEFLTEIGTIGHVCHPNVLSLLGCCIENGLYLIFYFSSKGSVASILHDENLPPVDWKTRYKIVIGTARGLHYLHKGCQRRIIHRDIKASNILLTTEFEPQISDFGLAKWLPSQWTHHSIAPIEGTFGHLAPEYYLHGIVDEKTDVFAFGVFLLEIISGRRPVDSSHQSLHSWAKPILNQGDVEKLIDPRLGGAFDVTQLKRLAFAASLCIRSSSMWRPTMSEVLEVMEDAGEVDTERWKIAKEEEQEEFWGFEDLEYECDSSFSSPHDTGSTGIS, from the exons ATGAAATATATTCGGACCAACAGCTTGAAGCGCCTCTTCTCATTGAAGCGTCGCAGTTTAGAAGGAGAAATTCCGAACCCAGATGGCTCTATTGTAGAACAAAACAAAGATATCCTCAAGATTAATGCTTTAGTACCAGAACCAGCTCATAGACCCACTTGGAAATGCTTCTCCTTTGAAGAAATCTTTGATGCCACCAATAGTTTTAGCtcag AGAATTTAGTTGGCAGAGGAGGCTATGCAGAGGTATACAGGGGAACTCTGAGAGATGGTGAAGTAATTGCAGTGAAGAGGCTGACAAAAGCTTCTAATGATGAAAGGAAAGAGAAGGAGTTTTTGACAGAAATTGGAACCATTGGTCATGTGTGTCACCCAAATGTACTATCTCTCTTAGGCTGTTGCATTGAGAATGGGCTTTACCTCATTTTCTACTTCTCCTCAAAAGGCTCAGTTGCTTCTATTCTGCATG ATGAAAATTTGCCACCGGTTGATTGGAAAACAAGGTATAAGATAGTCATTGGGACGGCTAGAGGTCTCCATTACTTGCACAAGGGCTGCCAAAGAAGGATAATTCACAGGGACATCAAGGCCTCAAACATTTTATTGACCACAGAGTTTGAACCACAG ATATCTGATTTTGGTCTAGCAAAATGGCTTCCATCTCAGTGGACTCATCATTCAATAGCTCCTATAGAAGGAacatttgg GCACTTAGCTCCTGAGTACTATTTACATGGGATTGTGGATGAGAAGACAGATGTTTTTGCATTTGGAGTTTTCCTTTTGGAGATTATCTCAGGCAGGAGGCCAGTAGATAGTTCTCACCAAAGCTTACACAGCTGG GCCAAGCCAATTTTGAACCAAGGGGATGTTGAAAAGCTAATAGATCCAAGGCTTGGAGGGGCCTTTGATGTAACACAGCTAAAAAGACTTGCCTTTGCAGCCTCTCTTTGCATTCGCTCATCTTCAATGTGGCGCCCAACCATGAGTGAG GTATTGGAGGTAATGGAGGATGCAGGTGAGGTGGACACAGAGAGGTGGAAGATAGCTAAGGAAGAAGAACAGGAAGAGTTCTGGGGATTTGAGGATCTAGAATATGAATGTGACAGTTCCTTCTCTTCTCCACATGACACTGGGTCAACAGGAATTTCTTAG